TATTTTATGATCTAAATTATGAACAGCTTAACTGATAAGTACCTAAGCAAAATTAATTACACATATCTAACCCCCCCTTGCCTCTTGCCTCTTGCCTTTTGCCTTTCTTCACTAGGAAATTTATTTTGCACGACTACTTAACTGATAACTGATAACTGATAACTGATAACTGACGGCTAACCCTACTTAATTTAATTTCAGATCAAGAGCGATCGGACATTCCACTTTCGTTCCCCCTAAACCACAGTAACCGCCGGGGTTTTTAGCTAAATACTGCTGATGATAAACTTCAGCATAATAAAATTCAGGTGCGTCGATAATTTCCGTGGTAATCTGACCGTAGTTCGCTTTATTGAGAGCTTCTTGGTAGATCGATCGAGATTTTTCCGCTAATTGCTTTTGCTGGGGATTATAAGTATAGATACCCGATCGATACTGGGTTCCCGTATCATTACCCTGACGCATTCCTTGGGTGGGATTATGACTTTCCCAGAAAACCTTTAACAGTTGTTCGTAGGAAATCACACTGGGATCATAGACCACTAAGACCACTTCATTATGCCCAGTCATGCCGGTACACACTTCCTGATAGGTGGGATTAGGGGTGATACCAGCCGCATAACCCACGGCCGTGGTGTAAACTCCTTCTAATTGCCAAAATTTGCGCTCTGCTCCCCAAAAACAGCCTAAACCAAACATTGCGGTTTCCATACCGGCGGGAAAGGGGGGCTGCAAAGGATGACCGTTAACGTAGTGGGCGCTAGGTACGGGCATTTTTTCCGATCGCCCAGGTAGGGCCTCCCTTGCTGTGGGCAAAGTTAATTTTTTTCCGAATCCGAATAACGCCATAATTAAGAATTTGTCCAGAAAGTTTTACCTTACTTTACATTGTCGCTTAATTTTGGCGATTTCAGTGATCGGTGATCAGAACCGAGGCTGCAGATCAATTTTTGTCAATCTACTGATACCATTTTTCTCAAGTAATGGCAGAGATGGTTAATTTCCCTTCCCCCCAACCCCGGTCCGGCGAAGGGAAGAGGCGAGTAGGATGCCTGCCACGAATAAAGAAAAATGCTATCAGCCAATTACTTTGAGAGTTAAGCAGTAAGCGTTGGGGTGGTTGGGTGTCGCTTTTTCAATTGAATTAATACGTTTTCTCCTAAGTATTGTTTCGCTCAAACCAACCTACGAGGCTGCTCCCTAATTAGATTTAATTGGGCTAACCTACTTCCCAATTGTGTTAGCATCAGAGATAAGTATAAAACAGCCGAACGATTAAAGCGGGACTATTGGCTCTATGTGGTGTTTAACTGTGGGACAATGTCGGAAGTTTATGTCATTCGAGATGCGGTTACGCTAGGACGGCAACCTGTTACAAGCATTGAACATTATCAGCTTCGACTAGAGGCAATTCTACGGCAGGATGAACGGGAATGAAGATCAGCAAAATTCAGATTAAAAATTTTAAGTCTTTTCAAAATGTTACCGTAGATTTAGATCCTGATTTTAATGTCTTTACTGGGGTTAATAATTCAGGAAAAACCAATTTGCTAGAGGCGATCGCTCTTTGGCATGAGTGTTTTAACTTCTTGTTATACCAAGCAATTCGTGCTAAACCTGAACGTTATCGAGCGGGGCATTATGTTTTTAAAGATACTCAGTATTTACTTTACACAGATGTAAAAACGGTTCGTAGTTCTAATATTGATGACTTATTTTATCAGTGCGATAAAAGTCAAAAAATTGAATTAATCTTTATCTTTCAAGACATATATTCTGAGCAAAGACCAAACCCATTATTAAAGATTGGTTTTTCAATTACAAATTCCCATGGCAACAGCTACAAGCTAGAATTTTTAAATCGTCAAGATTTTGATTTTTTTCAGTTTAACCAACTATTTCATAATTTTCCTAAAGCAATTGGCTGTTCTTTTGCTTCTCCTGTTGCAACGATTAGAGCAGACGAAAGATTTTTAACTACTCCGCAGGTACTAGAAGCAATTCAAAAGCGAGAATCGGTTGAAGTCATTCGTAATCGTCTATACACTCTTCATAGTGATCAAGCAGATCCTCAATTGTATGAGAGATTTAAGCGCGATTTGTCGTATATTCTCTTTGATAGCCCTAGTGCAGAGGTTAGCTTTTTTACTTCTAGTGATTTTCGGGATGATGTCAAAGTTATTATTAATTACAAAATTGATAATCGTGATATAGAAAAAGATATTTCTTTACTGGGAAGTGGGACAATACAGATTATTGTAATTTTATTAAATTTATATTCTTTTGGGCAAAGAAATGATCTCAATTTGATTCTTTTTGATGAGCCTGATAGTCATATTCATCGTGACATACAGAGTCGGCTAATCAATACACTGCTTAGATTCTCTGAGACAACACAAATTTTTTTAACAACTCATAATGAAAGTTTAATTCGACAGGTTTCTTTACATCAATTATTTCATCTGGAAAATAGACCTCAATATAATTATAATGCTTTATCTCGACAAGAACTTCCCGTAGAGCCACGCTTTAAAGGAATTTATCCCTCTGCGCTAAATCCTATTATTAGTTCTTTAGGGAATAGTAATGGTTTAGATTTTATTAATGCCGTTGAAGCGGATAAAATCATTTTTGTCGAAGGTCAGGATGATGCAAAAGCAATTTATACGTTATTACAAAAGAATACTATTGGTATAAATACAAAAAAATATTCTTTCTGGGTGATGGGCGGAGTCTCTCAAATTTTTAAGGATTTACCTAGTTATAAAAAGATTTTTCAGTTAATTAAAAATCAGCAGAATTTATGGCAAAAATCTGTGTTAATTTTTGATAGAGATTTCTTAAATGACGACCATAAAAATCTAATTATAAATAATTTAAATAATCGGTTTAATTTGCCAACTTATATCCCAAGTGCATATACGTTTGAATCTATTTTATTGACAGATTTTGATAAATTAGGTAGGTTACTTTTTCTGTGGTTAAGTCACCAGCAAAATTCGATTTCAGTGGATGCCGTAAGTCTTGCTCAAGGTCTTAAA
This portion of the Microcystis aeruginosa NIES-2549 genome encodes:
- the msrA gene encoding peptide-methionine (S)-S-oxide reductase MsrA is translated as MALFGFGKKLTLPTAREALPGRSEKMPVPSAHYVNGHPLQPPFPAGMETAMFGLGCFWGAERKFWQLEGVYTTAVGYAAGITPNPTYQEVCTGMTGHNEVVLVVYDPSVISYEQLLKVFWESHNPTQGMRQGNDTGTQYRSGIYTYNPQQKQLAEKSRSIYQEALNKANYGQITTEIIDAPEFYYAEVYHQQYLAKNPGGYCGLGGTKVECPIALDLKLN
- a CDS encoding ATP-dependent nuclease — its product is MKISKIQIKNFKSFQNVTVDLDPDFNVFTGVNNSGKTNLLEAIALWHECFNFLLYQAIRAKPERYRAGHYVFKDTQYLLYTDVKTVRSSNIDDLFYQCDKSQKIELIFIFQDIYSEQRPNPLLKIGFSITNSHGNSYKLEFLNRQDFDFFQFNQLFHNFPKAIGCSFASPVATIRADERFLTTPQVLEAIQKRESVEVIRNRLYTLHSDQADPQLYERFKRDLSYILFDSPSAEVSFFTSSDFRDDVKVIINYKIDNRDIEKDISLLGSGTIQIIVILLNLYSFGQRNDLNLILFDEPDSHIHRDIQSRLINTLLRFSETTQIFLTTHNESLIRQVSLHQLFHLENRPQYNYNALSRQELPVEPRFKGIYPSALNPIISSLGNSNGLDFINAVEADKIIFVEGQDDAKAIYTLLQKNTIGINTKKYSFWVMGGVSQIFKDLPSYKKIFQLIKNQQNLWQKSVLIFDRDFLNDDHKNLIINNLNNRFNLPTYIPSAYTFESILLTDFDKLGRLLFLWLSHQQNSISVDAVSLAQGLKQAYLNYMNPKLEQLLNDNEAFEQIIYQCRSIRDKLKSDDMLGTNDRSIPENDVQLSTAYRNYFNQILNTRDFYKYAKKDDVQAIINQVISPHNIAFNIEQDFIALLECVDRSTWFEEWDFLTRL